The DNA segment GATTTACAGCAGTTAAGGAACTAGTACCTTGGATATAGAGAACTAAACTTTCCAGAGGTTCATGCTGGCTTGAATGAACAGAAGCAAAGATGTGGTGTATTAATTTAACACCGTTAGCAAGTGATTTGAGTTTATGAATTCCGATTTTGCAGAGCTGCTAATACAGCTCCTCCAAACAAAATAGCTCTTCTCTGTTAATAACTTACACTTCATTTCCTACAGATTTTTTTGCTCCCTCTTGAATCCTGCTCACCTTGTCCAGCATTCTGGAATCTTCCTCACCTCCTGAGAAATAATTCACTCTAATTCAGGCTGGTCCAAATTGAGTTATACACAGCACGATTTCACTAACTGGTTAAACATATTCAAAGCCAATTGTCAAAGTGAAAGGGGATGTGGTGGGATACGATATACTAGGAGTATATGCAGGAAGAGCTATGTCATGATTATAATTACATTATCTGTGCCTCGGCAGGTTTTGGAATGACCACACCCGCAACAGTGGCTGGAAAAGTGTTCCTCATAATTTATGGCCTATTCGGGTGTGCTGGGACTATCCTTTTCTTCAACCTGTTCCTGGAGCGTATTATCTCTCTCCTGGCTTTTATCATGAAGGCTTGTCGTGAGCGGCAGCTGCGAAGAAGTGGTCTTCTACCCCCTAACTTTCGAAGGGGATCAGCTATCTCTGAAGTGGACAGCCTTGCTGGATGGAAACCATCAGTTTATCATGTGATGCTGATTCTGGGAATTTTTGCCATTACACTGGCTTGCTGTGCCTCAGCAATGTACACAGCAGTGGAAGGATGGAACTACATTGACTCCTTATACTATTGTTTTGTCACCTTCAGCACTATTGGCTTTGGAGATTTGGTAAGCAGTCAAAATGCAGTGTACCAAAATCAGGGATTATACAGATTTGGAAACTTCATGTTTATATTAATGGGTGTATCTTGCATATACTCTCTTTTTAATGTCATATCAATTGTGATCAAGCAAGTTTTAAACTGGCTGTTGAAAAAGTTTGGCTGCAGGTGTTGCTCTAAGTGCCATAAATCAAGTGCCCGCCTTGGTCGTCGCAATGCCATCACCCCAGGAAGCCGCTTCCGTAGGCATAACATCTCTGTGGAAACCGATGGACAGTATGACAGTGACACAGAGGGGAGGAGGCTTTCTGGTGAAATGATTTCAATGAAGGAGCTCACAGCATCAAACAAAGTCTCCCTGGCCATTTTGCAAAAGCAGCTGTCCGAGATGGCCAATGGGTACCCTAGAAACGTCAGTATGAACAGCAGACAAAATGGCTTCTCTGCAGGCATTGGTGCGCTAGCTATCATGAACAATAGGTTGGTAGAAACAAGTGATTCTAGGTAGAGTTTTTGAAAGTCTCTTCTATAAGATAATGACATTTTCTTattctttatttaataaaaatttaaGTTATTAGGCTGATGTTATCATGGGCTTATGGAAATTCTTAAGTGAAGAGATAAACTCCAAACAAACAGcaggtctatttttttttttaagtcttctcTGGGTTGCAATACCATCTTTGTCCTAATGTGTTTTATTCTCCATATGGCTGGTGTTGGGAATGGCATCATACAGCACTTGACATGCATTTAGAACAGAGCTGAACTGTAGGGAGGCATGCAAAGTCaagtgcccccctcccctcccgattggcctgctgggggcagagaggtagAGGGGCTCTGTCTTTCTCTCCCTGTGCCTCCTCCCAGCATGTTCCGCcattctccctggcagctgggtggggagagggacagagctgcttctgcctggctgggaggcagtggcagcCCACTCCCTGCCCGTGCTTGGCTGCCAGGGACAGCAGCCGAGCATGCCAAGGGGAGGGAAGGCTCTGGCTCGCTCAGCCCCGGTCAGTGGTAGGAGagcccaggcagggagcgggCTGCCATTGCCTCCCAgtcaggctctctcaggcagaagcggctccatcctgctccctgcccggctgccagggagacCGGCTGAACGTGCCAGCGGGAGGGGGAagtgcagggagagaaggacagagtcCCCCCTCCCACCGCCAGGTAACATGAGGTGGGGAGAGCATggcagccccaggctgggcacagggcaaagagggaggggggctgtcaCTGGGCAGAGGAGATACGTGGGGCGGTAATGTGTTTTCCCCTTTAGATTTTGCCCCCCCAGTAGGGGGAGGCACGAGTCTATGATTTAGAAGAATGGTGTATGTGGCTACGTGTGAAGACAGTGCCCTAATCAAGATGCTTTTCTTCATTGTAGAGAATGGCCTGAACCAATATCCTGAATCTAAATGCCACTGAACTCTTGAgtaattcagatctggattcaaaGTTCACAGCTAGGCTCTGCCTCTGTGATGAGCTAAACCAAAACCCCAGAGTTTAATATCCCCAACACCCAAACTTTGgtgaagtttggatctggacctGAACTTTGCACCTTTATGCTCCTCACTGATCCATTAGAAGCCAGTTTTGTACATAACACACACATAGCACAACAAATATACTAGCTTTATATATCTAtcatgctcccattgaagttaatgggggggaaattccattgatttcaatggtgcagGGAAAAGCCCAGTGAATTCCCATAGCCATGAATTATTTTTTCGTCCCAGCAAATTTTCATGTAAGATGGTCTGTAACATTAGCTACTATATGATTTCAAGAAGTTACATGGTTATTAGTTAAAATTACTCTGGCTATACATGTGAAACTATTCCTAGCTACTGAGTGGCTAAAGTCAGCCAAAGGGCAAATGCATCACTATGAACCTCATTTGGTGTAAGAAGAGCCAATATTCACCTTGGATCTCAAGTGTTTTCCTCTCTATCACCCAGGAAATACATAATCAACACATGGTTTATTTCATTGTTGATCATTTATTTCCAGCAGCAAATTATACTATCAA comes from the Chrysemys picta bellii isolate R12L10 unplaced genomic scaffold, ASM1138683v2 scaf1274, whole genome shotgun sequence genome and includes:
- the LOC135979834 gene encoding potassium channel subfamily K member 12-like, encoding MQEELCHDYNYIICASAGFGMTTPATVAGKVFLIIYGLFGCAGTILFFNLFLERIISLLAFIMKACRERQLRRSGLLPPNFRRGSAISEVDSLAGWKPSVYHVMLILGIFAITLACCASAMYTAVEGWNYIDSLYYCFVTFSTIGFGDLVSSQNAVYQNQGLYRFGNFMFILMGVSCIYSLFNVISIVIKQVLNWLLKKFGCRCCSKCHKSSARLGRRNAITPGSRFRRHNISVETDGQYDSDTEGRRLSGEMISMKELTASNKVSLAILQKQLSEMANGYPRNVSMNSRQNGFSAGIGALAIMNNRLVETSDSR